The Spirosoma radiotolerans genome has a window encoding:
- a CDS encoding putative quinol monooxygenase, with amino-acid sequence MPLLVFAEITAKAGAETNLKNALHELVLAVRTEPACQLYELYESTEHPERFIMHERWDDEAGLQAHNQMAHMKTFGEKAKDWLAGPAALTKVTI; translated from the coding sequence ATGCCTCTTTTAGTATTTGCCGAAATCACCGCCAAAGCTGGTGCTGAGACCAACCTCAAAAATGCCCTGCACGAACTGGTTCTGGCCGTTCGGACCGAACCCGCCTGTCAACTCTACGAATTATACGAGAGCACAGAACATCCCGAACGATTTATTATGCACGAACGCTGGGATGATGAAGCGGGTCTGCAGGCCCATAACCAGATGGCCCACATGAAAACTTTTGGCGAAAAGGCAAAAGACTGGTTAGCTGGTCCGGCGGCCCTGACGAAAGTAACTATATGA
- a CDS encoding PaaI family thioesterase: protein MDNITNPRLEFFRARIGQDMNESISPFGRWLNGTIREVDYGRLVADFTVRTDMTNPAGVLHGGAGAAILDDLIGAMVYSLGREYAYTSVNLTIDFLHAARMGDVVTTVAEVIREGKNIIHCEGRILASTGKIIAKCATNLIQTSVKIER, encoded by the coding sequence ATGGATAACATCACAAATCCCCGGCTTGAGTTCTTTCGCGCTCGAATAGGGCAGGATATGAACGAAAGTATATCGCCGTTTGGCCGCTGGCTCAACGGCACCATCCGCGAGGTCGATTATGGCCGGCTCGTGGCTGATTTTACGGTTCGCACCGACATGACGAATCCAGCCGGCGTTTTGCACGGTGGCGCGGGGGCGGCTATTCTGGATGATTTAATTGGCGCTATGGTCTATTCGCTCGGTCGGGAATATGCCTATACGTCGGTTAATCTGACAATCGATTTTTTACATGCAGCTCGTATGGGCGACGTGGTTACGACAGTGGCTGAAGTTATACGGGAGGGAAAAAATATTATTCATTGCGAAGGCCGTATCCTGGCTTCTACAGGTAAAATTATCGCTAAATGTGCGACCAATCTAATTCAGACATCCGTCAAAATAGAACGTTGA
- a CDS encoding phosphosulfolactate synthase produces MNYTLTQIPDRTEKPRESGLTMVMDKGLSLREVEDFLSVSAEHTDIVKLGWATSFVTPRLGEKLAIYREAGIPVYFGGTLFEAFVVRNQFDDYRRLLDKFGMEHAEVSDGSIDMNQDDKCEYIRQLATQVTVLSEVGSKDEAKIIPPYKWIQLMKAELEAGAWKVIGEAREGGTVGLFRSSGEVRQGLVEEILTQVPFENILWEAPQKEQQVWFVKLLGANVNLGNIAPHEVIPLETIRLGLRGDTFLQFLDK; encoded by the coding sequence ATGAATTATACGCTTACGCAGATACCCGATCGAACCGAAAAACCCCGTGAAAGTGGGCTGACTATGGTTATGGATAAGGGGTTAAGCCTCCGGGAAGTAGAAGATTTTCTATCTGTCTCTGCTGAACACACAGATATCGTTAAGCTGGGTTGGGCAACCTCATTTGTTACCCCGCGATTGGGCGAAAAATTGGCCATTTATCGCGAAGCAGGTATTCCAGTGTATTTCGGCGGAACCTTGTTTGAAGCTTTTGTCGTGCGAAATCAGTTCGACGACTATCGCCGGTTGTTAGACAAATTCGGGATGGAACATGCCGAAGTATCTGATGGATCGATTGATATGAATCAGGACGATAAGTGCGAATACATACGGCAGCTTGCCACTCAGGTTACCGTACTTTCAGAAGTGGGTTCAAAAGACGAGGCCAAAATTATTCCACCTTACAAATGGATTCAGTTGATGAAAGCCGAGCTGGAAGCGGGTGCCTGGAAAGTAATTGGTGAAGCCCGTGAAGGCGGTACTGTTGGCCTGTTCCGGTCGAGCGGAGAAGTTAGACAGGGGCTGGTGGAAGAAATTTTAACGCAGGTGCCATTCGAAAACATCTTATGGGAGGCCCCCCAAAAAGAACAGCAGGTTTGGTTCGTTAAACTGCTCGGTGCGAACGTAAATCTGGGCAACATTGCCCCTCACGAAGTTATTCCTCTGGAAACCATTCGGTTAGGGCTACGTGGTGATACATTCTTACAATTTTTAGATAAGTAG
- a CDS encoding shikimate dehydrogenase family protein gives MTRYGLIGFPLTHSFSKRYFTEKFEREGISDSRYDLFEMPAITALPDLLALPGLRGLNVTIPHKQAVLPYLDRLDASAEKIGAVNVIKLEADGSRTGYNSDYYGFRQSLVDWLILLGRSTDELQALVLGTGGASKAVTVALADLGISYTYVSRTKSTNTLTYDELTDMVDDYPLIINGSPVGTYPKIDEAPTLPYHLLTARHLLYDLVYNPTETKFMKLGQEHGAAVHNGLRMLELQAEKAWEIWQR, from the coding sequence ATGACACGCTACGGCCTTATTGGCTTCCCGCTCACGCATTCATTTTCAAAACGCTATTTTACGGAGAAATTCGAACGGGAGGGTATCTCCGACAGCCGGTACGATCTGTTCGAAATGCCTGCCATTACCGCATTGCCCGATCTGCTGGCTTTGCCTGGTTTGCGGGGCCTAAATGTTACGATTCCTCACAAACAGGCGGTTCTACCCTATTTGGATCGATTGGATGCGTCGGCGGAGAAGATTGGCGCCGTTAATGTGATTAAATTGGAGGCTGATGGTTCCCGAACCGGTTACAACTCCGACTACTATGGTTTTCGGCAATCGCTGGTCGATTGGCTGATATTACTTGGGCGTTCAACTGATGAGCTACAGGCGCTGGTCCTTGGCACAGGTGGTGCATCGAAAGCAGTTACGGTCGCTTTGGCTGATCTGGGAATTTCGTATACCTATGTGTCACGAACGAAAAGCACCAATACCCTAACGTATGACGAGCTAACTGACATGGTAGATGATTACCCGTTGATTATCAATGGTTCACCCGTTGGCACATATCCCAAAATTGACGAAGCTCCCACGCTCCCTTATCACTTGTTGACGGCCCGTCATCTCTTATATGACCTGGTCTACAATCCTACCGAGACGAAATTCATGAAGCTTGGTCAGGAACATGGCGCAGCAGTGCATAATGGGCTGCGGATGCTGGAATTACAGGCTGAAAAGGCCTGGGAAATATGGCAACGGTAA
- a CDS encoding DedA family protein, producing MDLIKSLLDFLLHLDRYLDLWANEYGILLYAILFLIIFTETGLIVMPLLPGDSLLFAAGALAARPTNELSVWIIIPLLIVAALLGDNVNYFVGKFLGTKIKSRERILFFKREYITETEKFYDKYGGRTVIIARFIPIVRTIAPFVAGAGSMSYGTYIKFCILGAILWVTSISLLGYFFGNFPIVQKNFELVVFGIVGLSIVPIIIEFFKKRAR from the coding sequence ATGGATCTTATTAAATCGTTACTTGATTTTTTGCTTCATCTTGATCGCTACCTCGATCTGTGGGCAAACGAGTACGGTATACTGCTGTATGCCATCCTCTTCCTAATCATATTTACGGAGACAGGATTAATTGTGATGCCGCTGCTACCCGGCGATTCCCTGTTGTTCGCTGCTGGTGCTCTGGCCGCACGGCCCACCAATGAATTGAGTGTATGGATAATTATTCCGCTGCTCATTGTAGCTGCCCTCTTAGGTGATAATGTCAATTACTTTGTCGGTAAATTTCTGGGAACAAAAATCAAGTCCCGCGAACGTATCTTGTTTTTTAAACGCGAATACATCACCGAAACAGAAAAGTTCTACGATAAGTATGGGGGACGAACTGTAATCATTGCCCGATTTATCCCGATTGTGCGCACCATTGCCCCGTTTGTAGCAGGCGCTGGAAGCATGAGTTACGGCACCTATATTAAGTTCTGTATCCTTGGGGCCATCTTATGGGTAACAAGCATTTCGCTGCTGGGCTACTTTTTTGGAAACTTCCCAATCGTTCAGAAAAACTTCGAGCTCGTGGTATTTGGCATAGTCGGCTTATCTATCGTGCCTATTATTATTGAGTTTTTCAAAAAGCGGGCTCGCTAA